TAGCCTTCCCTCCCCCGCAAGGGCTCCCAGGGCCAGCAGGAGGGTGTCCCCTCCGGGCACAAAGACGCCGAAGGGAAACCCCACTTCCAAAACGAGGAGAAGGGCCAGCAGAAAATAGGTCCAGAGGCTCATTCTACGAAGGTTGGACCGCCGGCTTACGTAGGGCCCAGAGGCTTCCCAGAAGGAGCACCCCCAGGATGAGGAGGCTGAAGGCCTCCTTGTCCAGTCCCACGGCCAGCTCGGGGCGGTGGAGGACCTCCTTCATCAGCTTGTCCCAGCCGCCCAGGAGGAGCTTAACCCCGGCGAGCCCCACCACCCCATAGGCCAGGTGCTTGAACCGGGGATAGCGGTCCAGGAGGGAGACCACCAGGCTGGCCAGCACCCTGAGGGCCAGGATGCCCAGGAAGACCCCGGTGTAGATGACCCAAAGCTTGTCGGAGAGGGCCACGGCCACCAGCACCGAGTCCACGGCGAAGGCTAGGTCCATGAGCTCCACCTGGGCCACCGTTTTCCAAAACTGGGCGGCGCTCACCTCCAGGGGGGGTGGGGCGTGGGCTTCCTGGGGCCTGAGGAAGTGCTTCAGGGCCACGTAAAGCAGATAGGCAGCTCCCAGCACCTGGACCCACCAGAGCTTGATGACCAAGGCGGCGAAGAAAAGGGCCAGGCCCCGAAGCACGTAGGCCCCCAGGATGCCGTAGAAGAGGGCTTTCCGCCTCAGGTGAACGGGTAGCTTCTGGACGATGACCCCCAGGATCAGGGCGTTATCGGCGGAGAGGATCACCTCGAGGGCCACCAGGATGAGGATCACCGAGAGAACGCCACCTTCCATGCGCACCTCCCAAAAAATAAAGACCACCGCGATCGCAGTGGTCTCGCCCGGGCTTTCCGCCCCCAGCCTCCCGGGGCTTAAGCCCGTCTTGACGGGAGGCTGGCCTTGGGGCTACTCCCCAACCGAAGAACATTGTGGCACATCCAGCCTCCTTTATCCAGGGGGAAGGTGAGCCCGGCTAGGCAAAGGGCGGGAAGGCGGGGTATCCTTGGGGGTATGGACGAGCGTCAAGAGGCCTTGCCCGAAGGGGAAAAGCCAGCTGGGGCGGGGGAGGGTTTGCCCACCAAGGAGCAGGTCCTCGAGGCCCTGAAGGTGGTCTATGACCCCGAGATTCCCGTGAACATCGTGGACCTGGGTCTGGTCTACGACGTGGAGGTGCACGAAAACGGCCTGGTGGACGTCACCATGACCCTCACCGCCATCGGCTGCCCGGCCCAGGACATGGTGAAGGCCGATGCGGAGATGGCGGTGATGCGCCTGCCCGGGGTACAGGGGGTGAACGTGGAGTTCGTCTGGACCCCCCCCTGGACCCCTGCCCGCATGACCGAGGAGGGCAAGCGCATGATGCGGATGTTTGGGTTCAACGTGTAGGGCCGAGTGGGGTGGTATAGTGGGGCTCGAGGTGCGAGGGAGGCAGGTGGGCCCATAGGTGTCTTGATGGATGCGCACCCAGCCTTACGCACGGGGATCTTGGCAGCCAATCCTTAGACTGATTCCCTTTACATACACATAGAGGGGGGTCAGCGGGGGTTTTTGCCGTCTGGGTCAAGTGTAGTCCCCACGCACGTGGGGATGGCCCGGATCTCGTTGAGGGTGAACCTCACGAACTGCAGTAGTCCCCACGCACGTGGGGATGGCCCGTAAGGAGGTGACCATGCCCTGGACGGAGAACAGTAGTCCCCACGCACGTGGGGATGGCCCGTGGTTAAGGGGCAAAGTGGAGGTGTCCACCGGCGTAGTCCCCACGCACGTGGGGATGGCCCGTGTCCAGGCCAGGCCCCGACCGCAAAAAATCCGTAGTCCCCACGCACGTGGGGATGGCCCGCCCCTGTCGGTGTTCTGTGGGCGGTAGGGCGCAGTAGTCCCCACGCACGTGGGGATGGCCCGGGTATGCTGAGCCTGTGCTTAGGGTGGTGGTCAAGCCGGGAAAGGAGAGGAAGGTCCGCAACTTCTACCCCAACCTCTACCGGGATGAGCTGGAGGAGATGCCTTCCCAGGCAGGGGTGGCGGAGGCTGTGGCTACCGATGGAAGTTTTCTAGCGGTGGGCTACCTGGACCCCGATTCCCGCATCCCCTTCCGGGCTTACCGCTTTGACCCCGGCCCGCTGGATCGGACCTTTTTTCTAGCCCGCTTTCAGCGGGCCCTCTTTAGGAGGGAAGGGATGGGCCAGAGCTACCGCCTGGTGCACGGGGAGGCGGATGGCCTTCCCGGTCTGGTGGTGGATCGCTTCGGGGAGGTCTTGGTGCTCCAGGTCCGTACCCGGGGGATGGAGGCCTTAAGGGAGGTGTGGTTTCCGGCCCTTCTGGAGGTGGTATCCCCCAAGGGAGTCTATGAGCGAAGCGATGTGGAGGCCAGGAGGCAGGAAGGCCTTCCCGAGAGGGTAGGGGTGGTCTATGGAGAGGTGCCTGGGGTTTTGGAGGTGGAGGAGGATGGCCTCCTTTTTCCCATTCCCCTGGCCCTGGCCCAGAAGACGGGGTTTTACCTGGACCAGCGGGAAAACCGCCGCCTCTTTGAGGGCTTGGTTCGCCCGGGGGAGAGGGTCTTGGATGTCTTTAGCTATGTGGGGGGCTTCGCCTTGCGGGCGGCGCGCAAGGGAGCCTATGCCCTGGCGGTGGACAAGGACCTCGAGGCCCTCTCCGTCCTGGACCGGGCGGCTATGCGGCTGGGCCTTAGGGTGGATATCCGCCACGGGGAAGCCCTGGAGGTGCTGAGGGGACTTCAAGGGCGTTTCCACCACATCCTCTTGGACCCGCCCACCCTGGTGAAGCGTCCGGATGAGGTTTCCCCCATGAAAAGGCACCTGGTGGACCTCCTCAGGGAGGCCTTGCGCCTCTTGGCCTCCGAGGGGTACCTCTGGCTTTCCACCTGTAGCTATTACCTCAAGGCGGAGGACCTTTTGGAGGTGGCGCGAAGGGCGGCCGCCGACCGGGGGATGCGCCTTAGGGTGCACGGCCTCACCTACCAGCCCAAGGACCATCCCTGGAGCCTGCACGTGCCGGAAAGCCTTTACCTGAAGACCCTGATCCTGCAAGAGGATGCCCTTTGAGCCTCGGGGAAGGCGGGTTGAACCCTGGTATGATGGGCGGGAAGCACCCTTCGGGTGCGGAAAAGGAGGAGCCTATGGAAGTGGCAAGGGGTTTAGAAGGCGTGCTCTTTACGGAAAGCCGGATGTGCTTCATTGACGGGGAGGCGGGCCGCCTCTACTACTACGGCATCCCCATCCAGGAGCTGGCGGAGAAGAGCACCTTTGAGGAAACCACCTTTCTTCTGCTACACGGGAGACTTCCCAAACGGGAGGAACTTCAGGCCTTCAAAGGGGAGCTGGCTAGGCGGCGGGCCTTGCCTGGCCACCTCTTGGAATCCTTCCGCCGTTATCCCCTCTCGGCCCATCCCATGAGCTTCCTGCGCACGGCGGTTTCCGAGCTGGGGATGCTGGATCCCACCGAGGGGGACATCTCCCAAGAGGCCCTCTACGGTAAGGGGCTTGACCTCATCGCCAAGTTCGCCACCATCGTGGCGGCCAACAAGCGCTTGCGGGAGGGCAAGGAACCCCTCCCTCCCCGGGAGGACCTTTCCCACGCCGCCAACTTTTTGTATATGGCCAACGGGGTGGAGCCCTCCAAGGAGCAGGAGCGCCTCATGGACGCTGCCCTTATCCTGCACGCGGAGCACGGCTTTAACGCCAGCACCTTTACCGCCATCGCCGCCTTTTCCACGGAAACCGACCTCTACTCGGCCATCACCGCCGCCGTGGCCTCCCTCAAGGGCCCCAGGCATGGCGGGGCCAACGAGGCGGTGATGAAGATGATCCGGGAGATCGGCACCCCGGAAAGGGCCCGGGATTGGGTGCGGGAGAAGCTGGCCAAGAAGGAACGCATCATGGGCATGGGCCACCGGGTCTACAAGGCCTTTGACCCTAGGGCCGGGGTCCTGGAGCGCCTGGCCCGCATCGTGGCGGAAACCCACGGGCATTCCACCGAGTATCAGATCCTGAAGATCGTGGAGGAGGAGGCGGGGAAGGTTCTGAACCCCAGGGGCATCTACCCCAACGTGGACTTCTACTCCGGGGTGGTTTACTCGGACCTGGGCTTTGGCCTGGAGTTCTTTACCCCCATCTTCGCCGTGGCCCGCGTCTCCGGCTGGGTGGGGCACATCTTGGAGTACAAGGCTCTGGATAACCGCCTTCTCAGGCCGGATGCCAAGTATATCGGCGAGTTGGACGTGCCCTACGTGCCCTTGGAGGCCCGGGCCTAGGAGGACGTTGGGGCAAGCCGGGGGCAAGACCCCCGGCTTTTCTCTCGAGGACCTCGCCCTGCCCCTTTCCCTCTTTTCCGTCTCCTACGTTAGACCCTTCCGCGATAGGTCCTACAAAAGGGCTTCTCCGGGGCCCCCACCCTGGCGCAAGCCAGGGTGGGGTGGTATTAGAGGCCGCAAAAGGCCTCGTAGTCTATGAGCTCCCGCTGGGTGGGGTGGTCCCCGCAGACCGGGCAGGCGGGGTTGCGGCGTAGGGATAGCTTACGGAACTGGCCTTCCAGGGCGTCGTAGAGGAGCAGGGACCCAGCCAGGGGCTTTCCGATCCCCAGGAGCACCTTGAGGGCCTCCGCGGCCATGAGGCTTCCCACCACCGCCGGCAAAACCCCAAAAACCCCCGCCTCCGCACAGGAGGGAACGCTTCCCGGAGGGGGAGGCTTGGGGAAGAGGCAGCGGTAGCAGGGGCCCACCTCCCCTTCGGGGGTGGGGTGGTGGAAGACCGCCACCTGGCCGTCAAACTGGTAGATGGCCCCGTAGACCAAGGGTTTTCCTAGAAAAACGCAAGCGTCGTTGACCAGGTAGCGGGTGGGGAAGTTGTCGGAGGCGTCCACCACCAGATGGTAAGGCCCAAGGATCTCCAGGGCGTTTTCCGAGGTGAGGCGCACGGGGTAGGGGTCTATGTGCACCAAGGGGTTTAGGGCAAGCAGGCGCTCCTTGGCGACCAGGGCCTTGGGCTTGCCCACGTCCTCCGTGGTGTAGAGCACCTGGCGGTGGAGGTTGGAAAGCTCCACCCGGTCCATCTCCACGATGCCAATCCGGCCCACGCCGGCGGCGGTGAGGTACTGGAGGACGGGAACCCCAAGCCCTCCTGCCCCCACCACCACCACGGAGGAGTCCTTCAGCCTCTCCTGGCCCTCAGGCCCCACCTGGGGCAGGATCATCTGGCGGTGGTACCGGTCCAGCTCCTCCTTGGTCCACATGCCTAGGCCTCCCGGGTGCCGAAGCCGGGGGGCAGGAAATCGGGGTAGTCGGGGTTGCCCTTGCGGTCGGGGGCCTTGGGGATGAGGTCCGAGGGATGGGGCTCCCCCTTGCGGCAGTAGGGGCAGTCGTGGCGGACCTTGTAGCGCACGGGCCGGGCGGGGATCCCCAAGGCGATGGCGTGGGGGGGCACATCCTTGGTGACGATGGCCCCGGTGCCCACCATGGCGTCATCCCCGATGCGCACCCCGGCCAGGACGGTGGCGTGGTAGGTGATGCGCACCCCGCTGCCGATAATGGTTTCCTTGAGGGTGACGTCGGGGGAGGCCAGGACGTGGTGGGTGTGGCTGTAGACGTTCACGTAGTCGGAAAGGGAGGTGCGGTCCCCGATTTTTATGCCCCCAATATCGTCCAGGAGTACGTAGCGGTGGACCACCACGTCATCGCCCAGCTCCAGGTTGTATCCCACGGAAAACTCCACGTTCTGGAAGAACTTGGGGTTTTTCCCCACCCGTTTGAAGATGAAGGGGGCCAAGGCCCGGCGGATGGCCACCCCGGAATGCACGGACTGGCCGATGGGGGTGAGGTCCAAAACCTTCCAGAACCAGAGGAGGGGCTTCACCTTTTGGAACTTATCCTGGTCGGTGGCGGCGTAGTACTCGGCCTCAAAGGTGATGCCCTCGGGGTCTAGCCCCATGGCCGCCAGGGGGCTTAGCTCCAAGAGTTCCGCATAGGACCGGCCATAGAGGAGGCGGGCAAGCTCCTCCCGCACCAGGGCGTTCCGGTCCACGCTGGGGTCGGAAAGCCTTTCCACCAGACCCCCAAGGAAACGCTCCAGGGCCTTTTCGTGAAGGGGGGCGATACCTTTGGGCAGGAGCCAGGGCATAGGGTTATGGTAACCGGAAAAGGCTAAAGGGGGAATGCCGGCCTCACCCGAGGGTGGATCGGTAGCCCAACTCCCTTAGGGCCTCGGGGTCCTTGCGCCAGTCGGGGTAGACCTTGACCTCGAGGTCCAGGTACACATGCCGGTTCAAGAAGACCTCCAGCTGCTTCCTGGCCCCCTGGCCGATCTCCTTGATCTTCCTACCGCCTTCCCCGATGACGATGGCCTTCTGGGAGGGTCGTTCCACGTAAAGGATGGCCTTGATGTAGAGGACGCCGTTTTCCCTTTCCGCCACCTCCTCGGTCTTCACCGCCACCGCATAGGGAACCTCGTGCCAAAGGCGCTTCATGGCCTCCTCCCGAACGATCTCCGCCACCCACTCCCCGAAGTCCTGGTCGCTCTTGGCGAAGTCTTCAGGGTAGAAGAAGGGGCCTTCGGGGAGTAGGGCCAGGAGTTCCGCCCTTAGCTCGGCCACCTGGCGCTCGTCCAAGGCGGAGAGCGCCCGGGTTTCCGCCTCGGGAAGGAGGGCATGGTAGGCCTTCAGGGCTTCCTCGGGGTACCTGGCGGCGTCCAGCTTGTTGCCCACCAGCAGGATGGGCACCTTGCCCACCAGGGGCCTTAGGGCCTTGGCCACCAGTTCGTCCTCTGGGGTGGGGGGGTGGCGGAGGTCCACCACCCAGACCACGGCGTTCACGTCGGCCAGGGCCTCATACACCTCTTGGTCCATGAACTCCCCCAGGGCGTCCATGGGCTGGTGGAGGCCTGGGGTGTCCACGAAGACGATCTGGCGGTTGCCCTCGGTGAGGATGCCCCTTAGGCGCTTGCGGGTGGTCTGGGGCTTGGGGCTGATGGGGGCTACCTTCACCCCCAGGAGGTTGTTGAGGAGGGTGGACTTGCCCACGTTGGGCTTGCCCACAATGGCCACAAATCCGGAGTAGGTTTTTTCTTCCATGGTCCTTAGGTCATCCCGGCCCCCGGGGATTGGCCTCGAGGCCTAGGGCCGGACCTTCCAGCTACGGGCCTAGCCCGCAACCCAGGGCGGAATACGGGCTCTGCCCGTGGCCCAGGTTTTTCAGTATACTCCTAAGCCGTGGATCCCTTAGCCCTGGCCCTGCTTCCCGGCATCGGGCCCAAGCGGCTTCTGGAGCTTTTGGCAGAGGAAAACCCGGTTCTTTCCTTGGAAGAGCGCTTTCCCCAGGCGGCGATAGGGCTTCCCCAGGCGGAAAAGCAGGCCGGGAGGGAAAGGGAGCGGGCAGCGGCCTTAGGGGTGCGCATCCTGGGCCTGTGGGAGGAGGAATTCCCCGAGGGGCTTAGAAGGCTTCCCCAGCCTCCCACCCACCTTTACCTAAAAGGGGAACTCCCGCAGGAAGGGAAGGCGGTGGCCATCGTGGGTACCCGCAAGGCCTCCTCCTGGGCGCTTTCCTTTACCCGAAGGCTGGCCCGGGAACTGGCCGAGGCGGGGGTTTGGGTGCTTTCCGGTCTGGCCCGGGGCATTGACCGGGAGGCGCACCTGGGGGCCTTGGAGGGGGGAGGGCGGACCCTGGGGGTTTTGGGGAGTGCCTTGGACCGCATCTATCCCCCTGAGCACCGGGAGTTGGCCCATAGGATGGACCTGGTTTCCGAGTTTCCCTTAGGCACCGGTCCCAAGCCGGAGTTTTTTCCCCGAAGAAACCGCATCATCGCCGGGCTTGCCCGGGCGGTGATCGTGGTGGAGGCCCCATTGGAGTCCGGGGCCCTCATCACCGCCCGCTATGCCCTGGAGCTGGGCAAGGAGGTCTTGGCGGTGCCGGGCCGGCCCACGGACGAAAACTCCCTGGGGGCCAACCGCCTCATCCAGGACGGGGCCTATCCGGTGCTTTCCGCGGAGGACGCCCTCTCCTACCTGGGGCTTTCCGGAAAGCCCAGGAAGGCGCTGGAGCTTTCCCCGGAGGAGGAAGGGCTTTACGCCCTTCTGCGGCAGGGGGAGGCCTTGCCCGAGGACCTGGCCCAAGCCTTGGGGTTGCCCCCAGAGCGGGTGCTCTCCCTCCTCACCCTCCTGGAGCTGAAGGGCCTGGCCCAGGCCCTGCCGGGGGGGAGGTATGGGGCGCTTTAGCTCCGGCCGGGCCAAGGGGCCCGGCCGGGAAGAGGCCACCTACTTGGCTTTCTCGTAAAGCTTCCTGGCGATTTCGTAGAGCTCGCCCGGGTGGAACTCGGGGGCGAACTCGGCGGCGTCGTGGCCGGGGTCAAAGACCGGGCCGCCTTCGGGGGGGCCGTCTACCACCCTCACTTGGCTGCCGTCCTCCGGGGAGGGGCCGGTCCAGATGAGCCCCAGGTCCTGGTAGTCGGAGGGGCTAAAGCGGTAGAGGTTCTTGTGGAAGCCCAGGTCCATGTACTTCTTGGCCTCGGGGATCTTGCTGTTGTCGATGCGGGGGATGGGGAGCATCTTGGTCATCTCCACCCCGGTGAGGCTCTCCAGGGCCTTGCCGTAGGCGGCGGCGTGCACCCCGCCCCGCACCAGGAGGTAGCCGATCATCTCCCGGGCCACGGGGTTATCCGTCATCTCGTAGACCCGGAGCTTGTGGGTACGGGCGGCCACCTCCAGGAAAAAGTTATGGAGAAGATCTAGGATAAGGTTGCCGCTGGTGAAGACGTACTCCCCGTGCCAGTGCTCCCCCATGGCCCCCATCACCAGGCTATTGGCCCCGCCGGCGATGAAGTGGGCGGCGTTGCGGGCGTCCTTGGCAAAGCCCAGGGGGGCGGCCACGGGGTCCACGCCTTCCTCGAGGTCCTGCCCCGGGTTTTTGGCCAGAAGGCTGTTGATGGTGGCGGCCACCAGCTCTATGTGGCCCAGCTCCTCCGTGGCGATGTTGGCGATGAGGTCGTAGTAGGGCTTAAGGGCCTTCTTCCCCCGGAAGTTGAAGGACTGGTACATATAGTTCATCAGGGTGGACATCTCCCCGAAGCGCCCCCCCAAAAGGGCCTGGACTGCGGCGGCAGCGTTAGGGTCCTGTTCCTTGGGCATGGGCAGTTCTATCTGCAGGCGGTCTATTCTCAGAAACATCCTACACCTCCTGCCCGGCAAGGCCAGGCATCTCCCACCTTAGGTAGCCCCTTGGGATAAGTCCAATAGATTTACCTCGCATCTAAAATAAACTAAAGTTATGACCCTGGATCGGTTGCGCTACCTGGTGGCTTTAATGGAGGAGAAAAGTTTCACCCGGGCAGCGGAGCGGGTCTACCTGACCCAGCCCGCCCTCAGCGTGCAGATCCGCAAGCTGGAGGAGGAGTTGGGGGTAAGCCTCTTTGACCGCAGGCAGGGGAGGCCCACGGAAATGGGGGAAAAGGTGGCAGCCCAGGCCCGCCGGGTGCTGGAGGAGGTGGCCAGGATCAAGGCCCTGGCCCGGGGAGAGGAAGGGGTATTTCAAGGTCCTTTCCGAATAGGGGTCATCCCCACCTTGGCCCCCTATCTGCTTCCCAAGCTTCTACCCCGGATTTCCCAAAGGTACCCGGCCTTGGAGGTTTCGGTGCAGGAGGAGCTGACCCCAGGTATCCTCCAAGGGCTTCAAGAGGGTCGCTTGGACGCTGGGCTGGTGGGTACGGAGGAGCGGGTACCCGGCGTGCAAAGCCTTCCCCTTTTCACCGAAGGGTTTCTGGCCTATGTGTCCCCTGGCCACCCCCTCTACGCCAGGGAGAGCCTCCATCCCCTGGAGATCCCCCTCGAGGACACCTGGATTCTTTCGGAGGGCCACTGTTTCCGGGACCAGGTCCTTTCCGTCTGCCGCCCCAGCCGGGAGAGGCGCAAGGTGGAGTTTCAAAGCGGGGATCTGGAAACCTTGATCTTGCTGGTGGAGGAGGTGGGGGGGCTTACCCTTCTGCCCGAGGTGGCCCTGTGGACCCTGCCTCGGACTAAGCGCCTCCATCTCCGGCCCCTAAGCTCCCCAGGGGCAGGGCGGACCATCTATCTTTTGGTGCGGGTGGGTAGCCTTAAGGCACCCGTGGCCCGGGCCTTGGAGGAGGAGGCCAAAGGGGTTTTCCACGAGCTACGGTTAAAGGGCTAGGAGCGAAAAAGCGTTATGATGAGGGCGGAGGTTCGCCATGATCAAGCCCGAGGCCAAAGGTGGGGATGTGCATATCAAAGCCGGTCTCATCTGGATGAACGGGGCCTTGGTGCCCCAGGAGGAGGCCAAGACCAGCGTCCTGAGCCACGCCCTTCACTATGGGACCAGCGTCTTTGAGGGGATACGGGCCTACGAGACCCCTAGGGGCCCGGCCATCTTCCGCCTTAAGGAACACGTGCGGCGCCTTTTCAACTCCGCCAAGGTGTTGCGCATGGAGATTCCCTTCACTCCGGAGGAGATAGAGGAAGCCATCAAAGAGGTGGTGCGGAAAAACGGCTACAAAAGCTGCTACATCCGCCCCCTGGCCTGGATGGGGGCCAAGGCCTTGGGGGTGAACCCCCTGCCCAACAACCCCGCGGAGGTGATGGTGGCCGCCTGGGAGTGGGGGGCTTATCTGGGGGAGGAGGCGGTGCGTAAGGGGGCCAAGCTCATCACCAGCTCCTGGGCCCGCTTCCCCGCCAACGTGATGCCGGGAAAGGCCAAGGTGGGGGGGAACTACGTGAACTCGGCCTTGGCCAAGATGGAGGCGGTGGCGGCGGGGGCGGACGAGGCGCTTTTGCTGGACGAGGAAGGGTATGTGGCCGAGGGCAGCGGGGAGAACGTGTTTTTCGTGCGGGATGGGGTGATCTACGCCCTCGAGCACTCGGTGAACCTGGAGGGGATCACCCGCGACTCCGTGATCCGCATCGCCAGGGACCTGGGGTACGAGGTCCAGGTGGTGCGGGCCACCCGGGACCAGCTCTACATGGCGGACGAGGTCTTCATCACCGGCACCGCCGCCGAGGTGACCCCGGTTTCCCTGATCGACTGGCGGCCCATCGGTTCGGGGAGTGCCGGGCCCATCACCCTTAGGATCCGGGAGGTCTACCTGGAGGCGGTGCGGGGCCTGAGGCCCGAGTACGAGGGCTGGCTCACCTACGTCACTTCCTGAGCCAGTCCTCGAGGACCTTCTGGTATAGCGCAGGGTCCAGGCGGGGGTTTCCGTAAAGCCCCGCTTCCAGCCTTTGCCTTTGGGCCTCAAAGAGGATCACCGCCGCCGCCACGCTCACGTTGAGGCTCTGCACCATGCCCAGCATGGGGATCTTTATGGCCCCATGGGAAAGGGCCAAAGCCTCCTGGGAAACCCCCCATTTCTCCGCCCCCAGGAGAATGGCGGTGGGCTTGGTGTAGTCCACTTCCCGGAAGTCTTGGGCATCCTCCCTTAGGGCGGTGGCGTAGACCCTAAAGCCCCTCTCCTTCAGGAAGGAGATGGCCTCTTGGATGCTGGGGTGCACCCGCAGGTAGACCCACTTGTGGCTTCCCCCGCTGGTCTCGTTGAAGGTGGGCACCCCACCGGTGGGGTTCACCGCATGGGCCTCGAGGACCCCCACGGCGTCGCAACTGCGGAGTATGGCCGAGAGGTTGTGGGGCTTGTGCACGTTCTCCAGCAAAACGGTAAGGTCGGGCTGGCGCCTCCTTAGGACCTCCTCTATGCGGCGTCTACGGGCCTCGGTCACGGTTTCTCAGCTTAGCGATCAGGGGCTTTAAAAGCGAGCGCTTCAGCTTCAGGGCCTGCCGGTTCACGATGAGGCGGGCGGTGGAGTGGGCCAGGACCTCCACCTCCACGAGGCCCGCCGCCTTGAGGGTGGCCCCGGTCTGGACCACGTCCACCACCGCATCCGCCAGGCCCGTAACCGCCGCCAGCTCAATGTTGCCGGATAACTCCACCACGTCCGCCACCCAGCCCCGTTCCTTCAGAAGCCTGGTGGTGAAAAGGGGGTACTTGGTGGCAATGCGGCGGATGGGGGAGGTGTCGCCAGGGCGCCTTATGAGGGAAAGCCGGCAGGCGCCGAAGCCCAGGTCCACGGGCTCATAGAGGTCCCGGCCCGAGTCCAAAAGGATATCCTTGC
The Thermus caldifontis DNA segment above includes these coding regions:
- the hisG gene encoding ATP phosphoribosyltransferase gives rise to the protein MKRFALTLALPKGRMFREAYEALREAGLELPAIENERALLHGKEGGIALLELRNKDVPVYVDLGIAEVGVVGKDILLDSGRDLYEPVDLGFGACRLSLIRRPGDTSPIRRIATKYPLFTTRLLKERGWVADVVELSGNIELAAVTGLADAVVDVVQTGATLKAAGLVEVEVLAHSTARLIVNRQALKLKRSLLKPLIAKLRNRDRGP
- the trmH gene encoding tRNA (guanosine(18)-2'-O)-methyltransferase TrmH, which produces MTEARRRRIEEVLRRRQPDLTVLLENVHKPHNLSAILRSCDAVGVLEAHAVNPTGGVPTFNETSGGSHKWVYLRVHPSIQEAISFLKERGFRVYATALREDAQDFREVDYTKPTAILLGAEKWGVSQEALALSHGAIKIPMLGMVQSLNVSVAAAVILFEAQRQRLEAGLYGNPRLDPALYQKVLEDWLRK